The Flavobacterium praedii genome window below encodes:
- the infA gene encoding translation initiation factor IF-1, protein MAKQSAIEQDGSIIEALSNAMFRVELENGHIVIAHISGKMRMHYIKLLPGDKVKLEMSPYDLSKARITYRY, encoded by the coding sequence ATGGCAAAACAATCAGCAATAGAACAAGACGGATCTATCATCGAAGCATTATCAAATGCGATGTTCCGTGTAGAGTTAGAAAATGGACATATTGTAATTGCTCATATTTCTGGAAAAATGCGAATGCATTATATCAAGTTATTACCTGGTGATAAAGTGAAACTAGAAATGAGTCCTTATGATTTGTCAAAAGCAAGAATTACTTATAGATATTAA
- the rplP gene encoding 50S ribosomal protein L16, with the protein MLQPKRTKYRKVQKGKMKGNSQRGHELSNGMFGIKSVHEDGMFLTSRQIEAARIAATRFMKREGQLWIKIFPDKPITKKPLEVRMGKGKGAVEYWAAVVKPGRIMFEVGGVPLSVAKEALRLAAQKLPVKTKFVVARDFEA; encoded by the coding sequence ATGTTACAGCCTAAAAGAACAAAATACCGTAAGGTACAAAAAGGTAAAATGAAAGGAAATTCTCAAAGAGGACATGAACTTTCTAATGGAATGTTTGGTATTAAATCTGTACATGAAGATGGAATGTTCTTAACCTCTCGTCAAATCGAAGCTGCGCGTATTGCTGCAACTCGTTTTATGAAAAGAGAAGGACAATTATGGATCAAAATATTTCCAGACAAACCTATCACTAAGAAGCCTCTTGAGGTACGTATGGGTAAAGGTAAAGGTGCAGTTGAGTATTGGGCTGCCGTTGTTAAACCCGGAAGAATAATGTTTGAAGTTGGAGGAGTACCTTTGTCAGTTGCAAAAGAGGCGTTACGTCTTGCGGCTCAAAAACTTCCAGTAAAAACTAAATTCGTTGTTGCTAGAGATTTCGAAGCATAA
- the rplE gene encoding 50S ribosomal protein L5, producing the protein MAYIPRLKEEYKSRVISALKEEFGYTNVMQVPKLEKIVLSKGVGAAVSDKKLIDYAVDELTKITGQKAVSTISKKDVASFKLRKGMPIGAKVTLRGERMYEFLDRLITSALPRVRDFSGIKATGFDGRGNYNLGVLEQIIFPEIDIDKVNKISGMDISFVTTAKTDKEAKSLLAELGLPFKKN; encoded by the coding sequence ATGGCATATATACCTAGACTAAAAGAAGAATATAAGAGTAGAGTTATCTCTGCTCTTAAAGAAGAATTCGGTTACACAAACGTAATGCAAGTTCCTAAATTGGAAAAAATCGTTTTGAGTAAGGGAGTTGGTGCAGCAGTATCTGATAAAAAATTGATTGACTATGCAGTTGATGAATTGACAAAGATAACTGGACAAAAAGCAGTATCTACAATCTCAAAGAAAGACGTTGCGTCATTCAAATTGAGAAAAGGAATGCCTATTGGAGCAAAAGTTACTTTGCGCGGTGAAAGAATGTATGAGTTTTTAGATAGACTTATAACTTCGGCGTTACCACGTGTTAGAGATTTCAGTGGTATTAAAGCAACTGGTTTTGATGGTAGAGGAAATTATAATTTAGGTGTTTTAGAGCAAATCATTTTCCCGGAAATTGATATTGACAAAGTAAATAAAATATCTGGAATGGACATTTCTTTTGTAACCACTGCAAAAACAGACAAAGAAGCAAAGTCATTGTTGGCTGAATTAGGTTTACCTTTTAAAAAGAATTAA
- the rplX gene encoding 50S ribosomal protein L24, with translation MIKLKIKSGDIVRVIAGDHKGAEGKVLRVYREKNKAIVEGVNMVSKHTKPSAKSPQGGIVKKEASIQISNISLIDPKTKETTRVGIRVEGDKKVRFSKKSNQVL, from the coding sequence ATGATAAAGCTAAAAATAAAATCAGGAGACATCGTAAGAGTAATTGCTGGAGACCATAAAGGAGCTGAAGGTAAAGTTTTACGTGTTTACCGTGAGAAAAACAAAGCAATTGTTGAAGGTGTAAACATGGTTTCTAAACATACGAAACCTAGTGCAAAAAGCCCTCAAGGTGGTATTGTAAAGAAAGAAGCTTCTATTCAAATCTCTAACATCTCTTTAATAGATCCTAAAACTAAGGAAACAACAAGAGTAGGTATTAGAGTTGAAGGAGATAAGAAAGTAAGATTTTCAAAAAAATCTAATCAAGTACTATAG
- the rpsQ gene encoding 30S ribosomal protein S17, producing MEEKRNLRKERVGVVTSNKMDKSIVVAQVTKVKHPLYGKFVLKTKKFVAHDETNDCNIGDTVRISETRPLSKSKCWRLVEILERAK from the coding sequence ATGGAAGAAAAAAGAAATTTAAGAAAAGAAAGAGTTGGGGTTGTTACTTCAAACAAAATGGATAAATCCATTGTTGTTGCTCAAGTAACAAAAGTAAAACACCCATTATACGGTAAGTTTGTGTTGAAAACAAAGAAATTTGTAGCACATGACGAAACAAACGACTGTAACATTGGAGATACTGTAAGAATTAGCGAAACGCGTCCTTTGAGTAAATCAAAATGTTGGAGATTAGTTGAAATCCTAGAAAGAGCTAAATAA
- the rplF gene encoding 50S ribosomal protein L6: protein MSRIGKSPVTIPAGVTVTVADGIITVKGKNGQLTQEFSDVTVTVEGDQVQVERSSDHKDQRAKHGLYRSLINNMVIGVTEGFTKSLELVGVGYRASNQGQKLDLALGFSHNIILEVAPEVTLETISEKGKNPIVKLTSLDKQLLGQIAAKIRGFRKPEPYKGKGVKFVGEVLRRKAGKSA, encoded by the coding sequence ATGTCAAGAATAGGTAAAAGCCCAGTAACAATACCTGCTGGAGTAACTGTTACAGTTGCAGATGGTATTATTACAGTAAAAGGAAAAAACGGTCAGCTTACACAGGAGTTCTCGGACGTAACTGTTACAGTTGAAGGAGATCAAGTTCAAGTTGAAAGATCTTCTGATCATAAAGACCAAAGAGCAAAACACGGATTGTATAGATCTTTGATTAATAACATGGTTATTGGTGTTACAGAAGGTTTTACAAAATCTTTAGAATTGGTAGGAGTTGGTTATAGAGCTTCAAATCAAGGTCAAAAGTTAGATTTGGCACTTGGGTTCTCTCACAATATTATTTTAGAAGTAGCTCCAGAGGTAACACTTGAAACTATTTCTGAAAAAGGAAAAAACCCAATTGTAAAATTAACATCATTAGATAAACAACTTTTAGGTCAAATTGCGGCTAAAATTAGAGGTTTCCGTAAACCAGAACCATATAAAGGAAAAGGTGTTAAATTTGTAGGTGAAGTATTAAGAAGAAAAGCAGGTAAATCAGCTTAA
- the rplV gene encoding 50S ribosomal protein L22, which yields MGVRKRETADARKEANKSLAFAKLNNCPTSPRKMRLVADLVRGQKVERALNILRFSSKEASRKLEKLVLSVIANWQAKNPEANMEEAGLFVKEIRVDGGMMLKRLRPAPQGRAHRIRKRSNHVTIVLGAINNTQSNS from the coding sequence ATGGGAGTTCGTAAAAGAGAAACAGCAGATGCGAGAAAAGAGGCTAATAAGTCTTTAGCTTTCGCAAAATTGAATAACTGCCCTACTTCACCTAGAAAAATGCGCTTAGTAGCGGACTTGGTAAGAGGTCAGAAGGTAGAAAGAGCACTAAACATCTTGAGATTTAGTTCTAAAGAAGCTTCAAGAAAATTAGAGAAATTGGTTTTATCTGTTATTGCCAACTGGCAAGCAAAAAACCCTGAAGCTAATATGGAAGAAGCTGGTTTATTTGTTAAGGAAATCCGTGTAGATGGTGGAATGATGTTAAAAAGACTTCGTCCAGCTCCACAAGGAAGAGCACACAGAATAAGAAAACGTTCAAATCACGTAACAATCGTGTTAGGAGCTATCAATAACACACAAAGCAATTCTTAA
- the rpmD gene encoding 50S ribosomal protein L30: MAKLLVKQVRSKINCPLTQKRGLEALGLRKMGQVVEHDSNPTILGMINKVKHLVSVEEAK; the protein is encoded by the coding sequence ATGGCTAAATTATTAGTAAAACAAGTTAGAAGCAAAATTAACTGTCCTCTTACTCAAAAAAGAGGTTTGGAAGCTTTAGGTCTACGTAAAATGGGACAAGTTGTAGAGCATGATTCAAATCCTACAATCCTTGGGATGATAAATAAAGTTAAACACTTAGTTTCTGTTGAAGAAGCTAAATAA
- the rplN gene encoding 50S ribosomal protein L14 yields the protein MVQQESRLKVADNTGAKEVLTIRVLGGTKRRYASVGDKIVVSIKDATPNGNVKKGAVSTAVVVRTKKEVRRADGSYIRFDDNACVLLNAAGEMRGTRVFGPVARELREKQFMKIVSLAPEVL from the coding sequence ATGGTACAACAAGAATCAAGACTAAAAGTAGCAGATAACACGGGAGCAAAAGAAGTTTTAACTATTCGTGTTTTAGGAGGTACCAAAAGAAGGTATGCCTCTGTTGGAGACAAGATTGTAGTATCTATAAAAGACGCAACACCTAACGGAAACGTTAAAAAAGGTGCTGTTTCAACTGCAGTTGTTGTACGTACCAAAAAAGAAGTGAGAAGAGCTGATGGTTCTTATATCCGTTTCGATGATAATGCATGTGTTCTTTTGAATGCTGCAGGTGAAATGAGAGGAACTCGTGTTTTTGGTCCGGTAGCAAGAGAACTTCGTGAAAAACAATTCATGAAAATTGTATCATTAGCACCAGAAGTGCTTTAA
- the rplR gene encoding 50S ribosomal protein L18, whose product MSLTKPERRQRIRFRIRKTISGTATNPRLSVFRSNKEIYAQLIDDVNGVTLLAASSREKEIGKGTNIEVATAVGKLVAEKALKAGIDVVTFDRGGYLYHGRIKSLAEGARAAGLKF is encoded by the coding sequence ATGTCATTAACAAAACCTGAAAGAAGACAACGAATTAGATTCAGAATTAGAAAAACGATTAGTGGTACTGCTACTAATCCAAGACTATCTGTATTTAGAAGTAACAAGGAAATTTACGCTCAATTAATTGATGATGTAAACGGAGTTACTTTATTGGCTGCTTCTTCAAGAGAAAAAGAAATAGGAAAAGGTACGAATATTGAAGTAGCAACTGCAGTTGGGAAACTAGTAGCAGAAAAAGCTTTAAAAGCTGGTATAGATGTAGTAACATTCGATAGAGGAGGTTATTTATATCACGGTCGTATTAAATCATTAGCGGAAGGCGCGAGAGCGGCTGGACTTAAATTCTAA
- the rpsN gene encoding 30S ribosomal protein S14, with the protein MAKESMKAREVKREKTVVKYAEKRKALLEAGDFVGLQKLPKNASPVRLHNRCKLTGRPRGYMRQFGISRVTFREMANNGLIPGVKKASW; encoded by the coding sequence ATGGCTAAAGAATCAATGAAAGCCCGTGAGGTTAAGAGAGAAAAAACGGTTGTTAAGTATGCTGAGAAAAGAAAAGCTTTGTTAGAAGCTGGAGATTTCGTAGGTTTGCAGAAATTACCGAAAAATGCTTCACCAGTACGTTTGCACAATCGTTGCAAATTGACAGGTAGACCAAGAGGGTATATGCGTCAATTCGGTATTTCACGTGTAACATTTCGTGAAATGGCTAATAATGGACTAATACCAGGTGTTAAAAAAGCATCTTGGTAG
- the rpsC gene encoding 30S ribosomal protein S3: MGQKTNPIGNRLGIIRGWDSNWYGGNDYGDKLAEDHKIRKYIHARLSKASVSKVIIERTLKLVTVTITTARPGIIIGKGGQEVDKLKEELKKITDKEVQINIFEIKRPELDAYLVATSICRQIESRISYRRAIKMAIAASMRMNAEGIKVLISGRLNGAEMARSEGFKEGRIPLSTFRADIDYALAEAHTTYGRMGIKVWIMKGEVYGKRDLSPLAGMDKKQSGGGKGGDSPRGDRKPFNKGGKPDARKRK; this comes from the coding sequence ATGGGACAAAAGACAAATCCAATTGGAAATAGACTTGGTATCATCAGAGGATGGGACTCAAACTGGTATGGTGGAAATGATTATGGTGATAAACTTGCCGAAGATCATAAAATCAGAAAGTATATCCATGCTCGTTTATCAAAAGCAAGTGTATCAAAAGTGATTATTGAGAGAACTTTAAAACTTGTAACCGTTACTATCACTACTGCTAGACCTGGTATTATTATCGGAAAAGGTGGACAAGAGGTAGACAAGTTGAAAGAAGAACTTAAAAAAATTACTGACAAAGAGGTTCAAATCAACATCTTTGAAATAAAAAGACCTGAACTTGACGCGTATCTAGTTGCTACAAGCATCTGTCGTCAAATCGAAAGCAGAATTTCTTACAGACGTGCAATCAAAATGGCTATTGCTGCTTCTATGCGTATGAACGCAGAAGGTATCAAAGTTTTGATTTCTGGACGTTTGAATGGTGCTGAGATGGCTCGTTCAGAAGGTTTCAAAGAAGGTAGAATTCCTCTATCAACTTTCAGAGCAGATATTGATTATGCGCTTGCAGAAGCTCACACTACTTATGGTAGAATGGGAATTAAAGTGTGGATCATGAAAGGTGAAGTTTATGGAAAGAGAGATCTTTCTCCGCTAGCAGGAATGGATAAAAAACAATCTGGTGGTGGTAAAGGTGGAGATTCTCCTAGAGGAGATAGAAAGCCTTTTAATAAAGGTGGTAAACCAGACGCTCGTAAACGAAAGTAA
- the rpsK gene encoding 30S ribosomal protein S11: MAKATAKKRKVIVESTGEAHISATFNNIIISLTNKKGEVISWSSAGKMGFRGSKKNTPYAAQMAAEDCSKVALEAGLKKVKVYVKGPGNGRESAIRSLHNGGIEVTEIIDVTPMPHNGCRPPKRRRV; the protein is encoded by the coding sequence ATGGCTAAAGCAACTGCAAAAAAACGTAAAGTTATCGTTGAATCAACGGGAGAAGCTCATATTTCTGCTACCTTCAATAACATCATTATTTCTTTGACAAACAAAAAAGGTGAAGTTATTTCTTGGTCTTCAGCTGGTAAAATGGGTTTTAGAGGTTCTAAAAAGAATACTCCATACGCAGCTCAAATGGCAGCAGAAGATTGTAGTAAAGTAGCTCTTGAGGCTGGACTTAAAAAAGTAAAAGTATATGTAAAAGGACCAGGAAATGGACGTGAGTCTGCAATCCGTTCTTTGCATAATGGTGGGATTGAAGTGACTGAGATTATCGATGTTACTCCTATGCCGCATAATGGTTGTCGTCCTCCAAAAAGACGTAGAGTTTAA
- the rpsE gene encoding 30S ribosomal protein S5, with translation MSNSKYKNVELVKPSGLELKDRLVSVNRVTKVTKGGRAFGFSAIVVVGDENGVVGHGLGKSKDVSEAIAKAVEDAKKNLVKIPLNGQSVPHEQKGKFGGARVFLIPASHGTGVIAGGAVRSVLESVGIHDVLSKSQGSSNPHNVVKATFDALLQMRSAYTVAKQRGVSLEKVFKG, from the coding sequence ATGTCTAATAGTAAATACAAGAATGTAGAGCTAGTAAAACCAAGTGGTCTTGAATTAAAAGATCGTTTGGTAAGTGTAAATCGTGTTACTAAAGTTACAAAAGGTGGTAGAGCTTTCGGTTTTTCTGCAATTGTAGTCGTAGGTGATGAAAATGGAGTAGTTGGACATGGATTAGGAAAATCTAAAGATGTTTCTGAAGCAATTGCGAAAGCAGTGGAAGATGCAAAGAAAAATTTAGTAAAAATTCCTTTGAATGGACAATCTGTTCCTCACGAACAAAAAGGTAAATTTGGTGGTGCACGTGTATTCTTAATTCCTGCTTCTCATGGTACAGGAGTTATTGCTGGTGGAGCTGTTCGTTCAGTTCTTGAATCAGTTGGGATTCATGATGTATTATCTAAATCACAAGGATCTTCAAATCCTCACAACGTGGTAAAAGCAACTTTTGATGCTTTATTACAAATGAGAAGTGCTTATACAGTTGCAAAACAAAGAGGCGTTTCTTTAGAAAAAGTTTTTAAAGGTTAA
- the secY gene encoding preprotein translocase subunit SecY: MKKFIESISNVWKIEELKNRILITLGLLLVYRFGAHVTLPGIDATQLTGLAGQTKNGLGSILDMFTGGAFSKASVFALGIMPYISASIVVQLMGIAIPYLQKLQSDGESGRKKINQITRWLTIVITLVQGPTYIYNLYRTLPSSAFLLGFNSFEFLFSSVVILVTGTIFAMWLGEKITDKGIGNGISLLIMVGILARLPQAFMQEFTTRVTNNNGGPMLLVIEIIIWLLVIISCVLLVMAIRKIPVQYARRTTSGDFEQDMMGGNRQWIPLKLNASGVMPIIFAQAIMFIPAAVAGLSKSDASQTIVGAFSNMFGFWYNLVFATLIVVFTFFYTAITVPTNKMSDDLKRSGGFIPGVRPGAETSDYLDKVMSLITFPGSLFLALIAVFPAIVVSLMDVQQSWAMFFGGTSLIIMVGVAIDTIQQINSYLLNKHYDGLMKSGKNRKAVA, from the coding sequence ATGAAGAAATTTATTGAATCAATAAGTAATGTTTGGAAAATAGAAGAACTAAAAAATAGAATTCTTATTACTTTAGGTCTACTTCTTGTTTATCGTTTTGGTGCCCATGTTACACTTCCTGGAATTGACGCAACTCAATTGACTGGATTAGCTGGACAGACAAAAAATGGATTAGGATCTATTCTAGACATGTTTACCGGAGGTGCATTTTCTAAAGCTTCAGTTTTTGCTTTGGGTATTATGCCTTATATTTCTGCATCTATTGTTGTGCAACTTATGGGAATTGCTATTCCTTATTTGCAAAAACTTCAAAGCGATGGAGAGAGTGGTAGAAAAAAAATCAATCAAATTACCCGTTGGTTAACTATTGTTATTACTTTAGTACAAGGACCAACTTATATCTACAATCTTTATAGAACTTTACCTAGTTCAGCATTTTTATTAGGGTTTAATTCTTTTGAATTTTTGTTTTCTTCAGTTGTTATTCTAGTTACTGGTACAATTTTTGCCATGTGGTTAGGAGAAAAAATTACTGATAAGGGAATTGGAAATGGTATCTCCCTTTTAATTATGGTTGGTATTTTAGCTAGATTGCCACAAGCTTTTATGCAAGAGTTTACAACAAGAGTTACTAATAACAACGGAGGGCCAATGTTATTGGTTATCGAAATTATTATTTGGTTACTTGTTATTATTTCTTGTGTGTTATTAGTAATGGCAATAAGAAAGATCCCAGTACAGTATGCGCGTCGTACAACATCTGGTGATTTTGAGCAAGATATGATGGGTGGTAACAGACAATGGATACCATTAAAGCTTAATGCATCTGGTGTAATGCCAATTATATTTGCACAAGCTATTATGTTTATACCTGCAGCTGTTGCTGGTTTGTCTAAATCAGATGCATCTCAAACTATTGTTGGTGCTTTTAGTAATATGTTTGGATTTTGGTATAATTTAGTTTTTGCGACTTTAATTGTTGTTTTTACTTTCTTTTATACTGCAATTACAGTACCTACTAACAAAATGTCTGATGATTTAAAGAGAAGCGGTGGTTTTATTCCTGGTGTTAGACCTGGGGCTGAAACTTCTGATTATCTTGATAAAGTGATGTCTTTGATAACTTTTCCAGGATCTTTATTTCTTGCTTTGATAGCTGTGTTCCCAGCAATTGTTGTAAGTCTTATGGATGTTCAACAATCTTGGGCTATGTTTTTTGGAGGGACTTCATTGATAATTATGGTTGGAGTTGCAATTGATACAATTCAACAAATCAATTCATACTTGTTGAATAAACATTATGATGGTTTGATGAAAAGTGGTAAAAATAGAAAAGCAGTAGCTTAA
- the rplO gene encoding 50S ribosomal protein L15 encodes MNLSNLQPAEGSTHNQNKRLGRGEGSGKGGTSARGHKGAKSRSGYSKKIGFEGGQMPLQRRVPKFGFTNINRKEYEGVNLDTLQLLVDNGVITDTVDMTVYVANRLATKNEIVKILGRGELTAKLKVTAHKFTATAKAAIEAAGGEAVIM; translated from the coding sequence ATGAATTTAAGTAACTTACAACCTGCTGAGGGTTCTACACACAATCAAAATAAAAGATTAGGTAGAGGTGAAGGTTCTGGTAAAGGTGGTACTTCTGCAAGAGGTCACAAAGGAGCAAAATCTCGTTCTGGTTATTCTAAAAAGATTGGTTTTGAAGGTGGTCAAATGCCACTTCAAAGACGTGTACCTAAGTTTGGTTTCACTAACATCAATCGTAAAGAATACGAAGGTGTTAATCTTGATACTCTTCAATTATTAGTTGATAATGGAGTAATTACAGATACTGTTGATATGACAGTTTATGTAGCTAATCGTCTTGCTACCAAAAATGAAATCGTTAAGATTTTAGGTAGAGGAGAATTGACAGCAAAATTAAAAGTAACTGCTCACAAATTTACTGCTACTGCAAAAGCTGCTATTGAAGCTGCTGGTGGAGAAGCTGTAATCATGTAA
- the ykgO gene encoding type B 50S ribosomal protein L36: MKVRASVKKRSPECKIVRRKGRLYVINKKNPRFKQRQG, from the coding sequence ATGAAAGTTAGAGCATCAGTAAAAAAGAGAAGTCCCGAGTGCAAAATTGTACGTAGAAAAGGGAGATTGTACGTAATAAACAAAAAGAATCCTAGATTTAAACAAAGACAAGGATAA
- the rpsD gene encoding 30S ribosomal protein S4: MARYTGPSTRIARKFGEAIFGDDKAFEKRNYPPGQHGMAKKRGKKSEYAVQLMEKQKAKYSYGILEKQFRNLFEKASATKGVTGEVLLQLCEARLDNVVFRMGIAPTRRGARQIVSHRHITVNGENVNIPSYHLKPGDVVGVREKSKSIEAIERSLSNSSHVYEWITWNNETKSGTFVTVPARLQIPENIKEQLIVELYNK; encoded by the coding sequence ATGGCAAGATATACTGGTCCTAGTACAAGAATCGCTCGTAAATTTGGCGAAGCGATTTTCGGAGACGATAAAGCTTTCGAAAAAAGAAATTATCCACCTGGTCAACACGGGATGGCTAAAAAAAGAGGAAAAAAATCTGAATATGCTGTTCAATTAATGGAAAAGCAAAAAGCTAAATATTCTTATGGAATTTTAGAAAAACAATTCAGAAATTTATTCGAAAAAGCATCAGCTACAAAAGGTGTAACTGGTGAAGTTTTGTTACAATTGTGTGAAGCAAGATTAGACAATGTGGTTTTTAGAATGGGAATTGCTCCAACTAGAAGAGGTGCTCGTCAAATCGTTTCTCACCGTCACATTACTGTAAACGGAGAAAATGTAAATATTCCTTCTTATCACTTGAAACCAGGTGATGTAGTAGGTGTTCGTGAAAAATCTAAATCTATAGAGGCTATCGAACGTTCTTTATCAAATTCTAGTCATGTTTATGAGTGGATTACTTGGAATAATGAAACTAAATCAGGTACTTTTGTAACTGTTCCTGCAAGACTTCAAATTCCAGAAAACATCAAAGAACAATTAATCGTAGAGTTGTACAACAAATAA
- the rpsH gene encoding 30S ribosomal protein S8, with translation MYTDPIADYLTRVRNAVAANHKVVEIPASNLKKEITKILFDQGYILSYKFEDNSVQGSIKIALKYDKDTKEPVIKDIQRISKPGLRKYAGASKIPRILNGLGIAIVSTSKGLMTGKQAKQLNVGGEVICYVY, from the coding sequence ATGTATACAGATCCTATTGCAGATTATTTGACGAGAGTTAGAAACGCTGTGGCTGCAAACCACAAAGTTGTCGAAATTCCAGCATCTAATTTAAAAAAAGAAATAACAAAGATCTTATTTGATCAAGGTTATATCTTAAGTTACAAATTTGAAGACAACTCTGTACAGGGTTCAATCAAAATTGCTTTGAAGTATGATAAAGATACCAAAGAGCCTGTAATTAAAGATATCCAAAGAATTAGTAAACCAGGTTTACGTAAGTACGCAGGTGCTTCTAAAATACCAAGAATCCTTAATGGATTAGGAATTGCTATTGTTTCAACTTCAAAAGGGTTGATGACAGGAAAACAAGCCAAGCAATTAAATGTAGGAGGAGAAGTAATTTGTTACGTATACTAA
- the rpsM gene encoding 30S ribosomal protein S13 → MARIAGVDIPKNKRGVIALTYIFGLGKSRAIEILEKAQVSQDKKVQDWNDDEIGAIREAVSTFKIEGELRSEVSLNIKRLMDIGCYRGIRHRSGLPLRGQRTKNNSRTRKGKRKTVANKKKATK, encoded by the coding sequence ATGGCAAGAATAGCAGGGGTAGATATCCCAAAAAATAAGAGAGGTGTTATAGCACTTACCTACATCTTTGGATTAGGAAAAAGTAGAGCTATTGAGATTTTAGAAAAAGCTCAAGTTAGCCAAGACAAAAAAGTTCAAGATTGGAATGATGACGAAATCGGAGCAATTCGTGAAGCGGTATCAACTTTCAAAATTGAAGGAGAATTACGTTCAGAAGTTTCTTTAAACATCAAACGTTTAATGGATATTGGTTGTTATAGAGGTATCCGTCATAGATCTGGTCTACCATTAAGAGGACAAAGAACTAAAAACAACTCTAGAACAAGAAAAGGTAAAAGAAAAACTGTTGCGAACAAGAAAAAAGCAACTAAATAA
- the rpmC gene encoding 50S ribosomal protein L29, producing the protein MKQSEIKDLSAAELQEKLSQTKKAYADLKMAHAISPIENPLQIRGVRRTVARLATELTKRELQ; encoded by the coding sequence ATGAAACAATCAGAAATAAAAGATCTTTCTGCAGCAGAGTTGCAAGAAAAACTTAGCCAGACTAAGAAGGCATATGCCGACCTAAAAATGGCTCACGCTATTTCACCAATTGAGAATCCGCTTCAAATTAGAGGTGTAAGAAGAACAGTTGCAAGATTAGCTACGGAACTTACTAAAAGAGAATTACAATAA